TCTGTCTGCAATACTTTTTCGCAACTACAAACTATgccaaattaacaaaaaaaaatgttttccttgcACTGATCTGATCGTCTCTGATAACTACCAAAATTATTGTTCCACTCATGCTGTTTAATGCACAATTATTCTGTGCTAGCAGCTCATGCCGTTTCTCACTTTGCAAAATGCTAGGCATTAGCAGATTCCCAAGGCAACTGAAATGCAGGTATGGCCATGTATGACCATAACAAGATTGCACAGGATTAGAACAtcatgataaaaaaaaagataatagaAATTTGCAGTGAGAAGCATCACCACAGTCTGGAAGCTACACAGTGCACAAAGGTAAAAAAACTAATATGCAATGCAAGAAATTAGGACTAAATGACTGTACCGTAGCGACATTTAATTTGAAAATTTCACAATTTATTTCAACAGCGCATGTCTGTTGTTACTTGACACATATTGCCAGGCTAGTTGTTTAGTACTTGGCAAACAGCAGAGTACATATTATTCATGTGGACACACAGgcagaagaagagatgaatgtaCCCTGAGTGCAGCACACGGAAAGGAAGGGGCCACTGGACTACAAATGAGCTTACTTAACCTGTGCTCCCAGGCCTCGGCACTTGTTCAGCAATCATTCAGTGCTTGTGAATACATTCATCTCGTCTTTCATCCTCGTTTTCACATGTGCAATAAATTTTACAAGTATGTATGGGagattatataaagcgcacttaggacaacagacaagggaaaccaaacaacacaagcgcttgtctgttgtcctaagtgcgctttatataatttttgaaaatgaaaaaccaactagctcagatgtcaattatGTATGGGAGTCTTGAACATCCCCACCAGTTTTCCTTGCATGACTGCACAAAGCTAGCTTTAGTACAAAGCCTCCTCATCCTTTATGTTAGtaaacacagcacacagggcTTTTTTCAATATGAATCTAGGTACTGAAATAAGCAGCTGATTTCATAGTGGTTGTCACACACGTGCAGAAGCTTTATACATTCAAAGTCAATGCATTGCCCACAAATACTGAGTGACAGTTGCTTTCATGTAAAGAACCTGAAGTAAACATGCTTTGCCCATAAAACAAAAATAGTAAAAAGCCAGTGTGCTATAAAACAGCACTCCAAATTCAAAGCATTTCTTTTTTCACAGTGCTCTCTTAATTAAATTACAGGCACTGCAGCATTCACACAAATATAAAAGTCGAAAACTTGCCTGTTTTTGTTTGATACCCATTCTTTTCAACACTGGCAGCAAGAGATCATCCAGCTTTTCACGGCTCCAGCCAAGTTTCTGGTATGCATACGTGCACCacgtgcagttaagaaaaaaccAATCACCACACCCACGTCTTTGCCTCGTGAAAGTTCTGACCTTTGGGTCTCAATATGCACGTGGCAGTGCTTTCGATGCGATATATCTGACTAAACGACTGTGCAACCAAACTTGTCTTTGTGCATATGAGAGACAAGTAGCATTATCTTGCCAAACTAAGCTGTCTGTCTGCAGACTACTAATAACTTAAAAAACAATCAAAGTTCTCTTCATAAATGAAAGTAATGCATCAATATAAGGTTTCAAAAGTTCTCAGCATATAGGTACATCAGGCTAGCAGTGACACATGAAAACAACTCTTCAATGCAGCTTAAAGCTGCAGCTAAACTCTTCCTTCAAGTTGGATCTGTACAGTTCTGCACAGAAGTCAGGGTAGCGAAGTCATTAACTAAAACACAGTTTCTTAAAACTAATTAACAAGGGTGCATATAACATCAAAGCATATGCAGCAGTGTTCCTTCAGCTTTCTTTGATGTAAGCTTCCAAAATTGCACCAAAATTATACCCCTGTCGGTGTTACTTTTAGCAAGTGGAGTTGCTCTGTCATGTGTCACTACGATGTGCAGTACAGTAGTAAAAGTGCTGTCATTTCTTCTCTTGTCCTTACGAGGTCAGGAGGAAAAATTCAAGCATTTTGATAGAAAATAAGCAGACCTCAGCTGTAAGACATGTCACAGTTGCAAAGGATATGTGCGCAGTGCATCCAGGTCTGGGGTACCCCAGGAGAACGTTTCGCGCGACTCATCCACAGTTGGCTCGAGGTAGGCTTGCACCACTCGGCTACTGGGGAACCCTGCCTCCAGGGAGAGGCGCACCAGATGCGAGCGTGTCTTGCTGCCTGGTAGCACTTTTTCTTCTTTGGCCTGTTGCAGCCATGTGCTGTTGGGAAGGTGCAAAGATGCACACAACGCCAGTTGAGCTTGTCTCCACACACCACATAAGTTTGCAGCAAGTTAGCACAAACATGCAGCTGGATAGTTTTTCCCAATGAAAGCCCAACATGCATCTCTGGCACACCAAAAGAGCAAAGTGCACAAAGCCATGCTGTACCTTGCTACACAGCTTTAATGCTAAAAGGTAAAAGCCACATTAACAACTTCAACTGTCACACAGTATAGTATTGATGTACTGGTGCTTAGTTTTCCAGGCATTCGATGCACAAAGGCAGAAGCAATCACTCCAGAAGTACAGTACGTCACCAGTCAGCAGAACAAAAGACAAGGAAAGCCATGCATCACACTACAAGAGCTACAAATCTGCGTTTACACCTCTTTATTACAAGTTAAGCAGCTGATCTATATAGGCAGCGGCAGCATGCACTCAAAAGAGCTAACTTTGCTCCCAGGGTATACATAGTGAATGTCGAAGGAGAAATGCAAGAGCTTGTATGTAACGAGAAAGGCTACCATGATTTGTAATGAAGAGGCGTTGAATAAACTGAATGAATGTAGATCTGTGACATGCTTTCTAGCCACTGCATGCTTCGCTCTAGTGCTGGCTGCAGGGTAGGTTTTTCCTCCCAACCGCTCAGTGATGAGATTTTAGACAGCATAGGACACAATTTTGCATGCGTGTATGCCTGCATGCTGacttttcaaaaaaaaagtgtgcataGAATGAATAGTTGTAGCAGAGTCCCATTGCCTCAGAGGACAACACATGGGTTTTCTGGCTAGCTGTCAACAACTTTGTGTCAACAACTATACACAGCAGCTAGACAAAAAGTTGGGTGTGTTGGAATATGTTCATATGTGAGGTTGGGTGTGTTGGAATATGTTCATATGTGAGATTTCACCCTTTAACCCCAACCCCAAACTCTACTTGTCACAAAAGATTGTagccccgcagcggtggctcagtggttagggcgctcgactactgatccggagttcccaggttcgaacccgaccacggcggctgcgtttttatggaggaagaacgctaaggcgcccgtgtgctgtgcgatgtcagtgcacgttaaagatccccaggtggtcgaaattaatcctgagccctccactacggcacctttcttctttcactcactcccttatcccttcccttatggcgcagttcaggtgtccaacaatatatgagacagatactgcgccatttcctttcccccaaaaaccaattattattattattattattattattacaagagATTGTACCAATATAACCAATAAAAAGCACACTTGTCTGGCCCGATTTTGAGCTGCTCTAACTGCCAAAGACGAGTTACAGTTGGCAGTTACATTGGCTGCAATTTTCAACACTACAGGGCGATAATTGTGCATGAAAAAACACGTTTCAAGCTTTTAGCACATTTTAAAACCTGACAACAGTCATTTTCACCAAAAACTGTTTAAAAATTTGACACTTTTGATATGTTTTGTAGGAATTAATTTGGCAGTTAAAGGGTTCATGACATGAAAGAATGTAGAAACTAGCACACACTGTCAAGTTGATATTAGACActgatttgtttctttttgagATCATGCCTTTTGTACATTTCAGAATAAACAGTGCCAGGCTCCTTTTTTTATCTGGTGTCAGCAGCAAATGTGCCAGGCAATAGGAAGAACTACAATGCAAATGCTAATTTTATTTACATTAACTACTGATGAACATCTATTTTAAGGACAATACAGGCGAGTTTGGTTACTAAGACATAAAGAAAGCCCAAGTGAGTAGACAAAACTGACCGAAATTGTTCGAGGAGTGAAATGGCATCATCTCCTTTGAACTCGCTGAGCACCTCCATGGCAGTCACAGGACCCACACCATTGACACCTGTTGTATAGTCACTGCCGCACAGCAGGGCGAACGCCACCAGCTTTTGACGGTCAAGGCCTGGTGAAAAATTTCCAAGTCCCACACTTATTTAACAGGCTGTCAAGTCTACACTTATGGACCTCAATTGCAAATCTAGGTACCTGCGCCTTGAACTTTCCAGCGTTTTGCACAATTAGCACTTTTCTGAACCCTCGCCTATCAATGAAAAATATGTGTGATGGGTAGCAAAGTAACAGAGCAAAAGAGGTTGGTAAAGGACTTTGTGAATGAAAATATCTTCACAGCATCTCGGCACCATTGTTGCCTTAGCATTTACCTCTTTCATCACTGCCATCACCATACACattcaaagcaaaacaaaatccaCCTCACTGCATGGAACTTGCAATAGGTAATAATTTGTTGGTCATCTCGTGacagtttttaaaaagaaaacttAGATATAGGTGACCTATTTAAAAGAAAGAACGCAGAGCATGGCTGCAGGAGCATTGCACGTACCGAACTGTGAAGCCAGATCCTTGAGCAGGAAGCGTGTGGGCCGTCGATCAGGGCGGAAAAGGTGCCTGTAAACGCACTGTGCACCAAACAGCCAGGCATCGCTGTCATCCGTCACGACGCCTTGACTGAGCCCTTGCTGTTCCAACCAGGCACACTGGGCTTCTGCCTCCCCAGGGCTCACCACATATGGCTGGCCCAGCAATGCAAGAAGCTCCTGCAGAATGACACCGGAGAAAATTTGTTAAAGCGGCACtgaatcgtgttttttttttcactttcggcTTATTATTATAAAAAGTAATTACATCATACAGACAACAAAAATATTACAGATGACAGTCTCAGAGTCACAGACTGAACTGGGATTTGGAGCTGCTATATTTGTATCAGTGAGGCATTCCCACTCCTGCGGGCACCACTAGGTTTTTGCAAGCTACAAGGCCACACCAAATGCAGCATGTGCAAATAATATGACACTTGGCTAGCAACACGGCATTACACATCCTCAATATCTTTTCTTTTTTGACAACGCACTTGTAAACATACTCTCCTACTAAAGACGATACAGCAGGCTTTCAAGTCAAACAACACTATCTATTAGAAATGAACGTGGTTTAAATTTACCTACCTGACACTCCTTCACAAGCACATCGGTGAGACTGGCTGCATGACGCTGCTGGCGGGCAGCTTCTTGCTCCAGATCCTGCTCCCTCATTTGAAGCTCACGTTTCTGCATTCATCACACGGCCACATGCATTTAAAGAATAACTTTATGTTCTTCAACACGTAATGGCAGGCATGCAGGCATAAGGCATATGGAAATGCATTTAACATTCAAAGTACATAAATGCTTGAAGGGACTGCAAATCCTTCCTTTTAGCACAATTATATGTATGGCCTGCTGCTGTTATCTACCTATTGTTTGGCACAGAATGGTGCTGCCTTAGCACAGGAATCTTTATTTCGTTCTACAGCATTCGAATTTGTGATGTCAAGCGCGTTATGAATTTGCCGGCCACAACTCGGATGGTCATGTGGCAACATCACGGGAAGTTTCTTTCCCGTCAGTTTCACTGCATTCCATTATTCATACATCAGCTTAAAAGAAGAAACTACTCCCATCTGCAGAGTATGTTGTTTTATCTTGTTCTGAGTGCTAATTCAGCAAAAAGTTTGCAAGGCACAGCCATTCAACTTGCTTGCTGCAAAATCATCAATGCTTGCTGTGCAGAAATATGCAACGCTGAATCACGAGGAGTATATTTGGCCTTCAGGCTATTTTCTCCACAAAGCTCTATTTTGGTGAAATTGGCATATTTTTCATCCCTGAAATGTAATGTATGACTTCAGACTTAATTCATAATCCGAATACTGGGAAGGGAAGCAAATACCAGGAAGGAGGTACAGCACAGAAAGCAATGTTTATCTAGTCAAGTTAGGCTATGTTAAGTAATCTAGCTAAGCAATTAGATTACATAGCCTTTGCTTTTGCAGGCCTGAATTTTTATCCTGTCCATTGGTGTAATAAAGAAATTATTATTAGCAGTAGTAACGTTGATATATAgcatgtgcagttttttttttttttcattcctataCCAAAGTTTTTGAAAGCGTGCAAATTCCTACTCACCTCCTCCTCAGTCCTAGGCGGTTTCCAGAAGCTGCTGCTAGGAGTGGGTTCTTGGTcagcttcttttttattttgctccAACAAAGAAGCTTGAATGGCAGCAAGTAGCtcttcatctttttcttcctCATCCGAGAGTCCCACTACGTCGCATGCATCCTTCGATGCAGCCTCTGATCCCTCAACAACACCAGAGGAATCCATGCCTCTATCCTGTGATCCTGACCTATCGGATGCTGCATCGCTGTCCTCCTGTTCGACTGGCTCTTGCCTTTTATCTTGGCTCACGTCTTTCTCGCCTGACTCCACTGACGGTTCTGTTGATGTCACCAGACGCTCTTCATCTCTTGAGTCAGGCTTAGCTGAAACTGATAAATCTGTAGGCAATGTTGGCAGTGCTGAGCTAGTGCTTGTGCCATTTGTAGTTTTTTCCAACCCTTTGGTTACAGCCATGTGCACCTTTTCTGGTTCCACTACAGTTGGCTCGGTACGCTCACAGGTTCGCTTTACAGAAGTATCAGCCTCATCTCTGAGATCAGTGACCTTTTCTTCTGTTTCACCTTGTTCACTTGTGAAATCAACCACTCTCTTTACTTGAGGATGAACGGCTTCGATGGGTGATTTAATGCCCTGGGAAAGCGTGGAACCACTGTTTGCAGCATTATTGCCTGTAGTCTTGTTTGGAGAGCATTCTTCAGACAACCACTTTAAAACAGCTGGATCATGAACTGACAAGGATGGGCTTGGGTTGGACGCTTGGCTTGCATTAATGTTCCGCTCTTTTTTCTCCTGTGGGCTGGCTGCCTTCCAGTCTCTGATTTGGCTTTCCCctgaaaaaaaatcgagagataaataCAAATGCAAATTTAATTTTGGAAATGAGCAACATGCACGAGTAGCACTTTATGTTGTGTGGGTATAAGGAAACTAGCAAGCCTGTTCCCATATAATGTACATTATATCTTTTTATACCTCCAGGCAGTATTCAGCTATtcagcgtatatatatatataaagacgaTGGTTCACATTATATGGCTATAAATAAGAGCAGAGAGATCATCCGTTCTGCTCATTTATTTTACACTCTGCACCATTATTGCTTTCTCTTTCACTGCAAGGTGTTGACAAACTAATGATTCCAGCAGCTAAACAATGGTCCCAGAATCAAGCAGTCAACAGATGACTTTCTGCCTGAACCAACACTGCAAGGTTTGGCTTATTTCATTCCTTGATTACCAGTCACAGACAGCGTTTAGGTAAGGCTCTGTGAGAGCCAGGTCTCAGCTTGCTTTACTCTGCCAACAGGCATGTCATGCTTGCTATTCTAAGCAGTGCCTGAAGAGAAACACGGTGACAAAAAATGCATCACTTATGCATATAATGTGAGATGTGTTCATCAGCCTTTGAGCCTTTCCCAAAGTATTCCATATGCACAGCAAGCACAGCTCAGCTTTCAAGTCGATGAAAGTACAATGAAaccccacaaacaaatacactaCCTATTTAACAGCAGCAGTAGTGCTTATGGGCAGTCTTGCACTTCTTCACAGACAAAATTCGTGCTCTCCTCAATGATAAAGCGcaaagctaattttttttcttatgcagTAGACTCAAGTTAAGACGAACTCTGTTAAGGGGGGATGCCAGGCTGAAAAGTCAACTTTTGAACTACTGCACCAAATGCGCACAAAAACTATCATTTCAAAAATAATGGAGATATACTGCTTACTTGTGATTAGATATCTTCTAGATGGTTTATAGTGCAGGATAAGGCCAGTCGCATATTTTTTTAACCGTTTCTGTTTAAAATATCATCACTCTAAAAGccaagttcaatttttttttttgtcattatgtgCCAGACATCTCAAAATATTTTGTTAGAAAATATTTAGCAACCTGAAAAGTACCTTATCTTGTTCCTGAGAAAATTTCAGTTGTGAAACCACCTTTAAAGCAGCTTTTGTCGATGCAGTTTGGAAATGATAGTTCTCCTAACGATTTACTTTTCCCTAAAAGTGCGAACAGAGAAAAATGAGTTCGAAGATTTCAGAACATGCTATTTTATATATGGgtagaaaaaaattattcaaaGTGCC
The Amblyomma americanum isolate KBUSLIRL-KWMA chromosome 3, ASM5285725v1, whole genome shotgun sequence genome window above contains:
- the mus201 gene encoding rad2 superfamily protein mus201; protein product: MGVHGLWQVLEPAGKPIALETLENKVLAVDVSLWLHQAVKGYRDAQGSPMANAHLLGLLQRVCKLLFYGVKPVFVFDGGVPQLKKQTLAARQERRTVAQESAQRKARLLLLKARHRGSKRPAPKAPVDDLYVLPPLPEHWNKLYKVEDDDWLSGGEAVWELASLDCDSEEFAALPAETRHRALLAMQHYHRWGPSKKAPKNSEAFSAYQLQGLLRKRTLQQRAEEARQEMRPELSFWGEEAQVSRVASQPNTHQVVLNTSSSKHLLLSESQEGEAGESQIRDWKAASPQEKKERNINASQASNPSPSLSVHDPAVLKWLSEECSPNKTTGNNAANSGSTLSQGIKSPIEAVHPQVKRVVDFTSEQGETEEKVTDLRDEADTSVKRTCERTEPTVVEPEKVHMAVTKGLEKTTNGTSTSSALPTLPTDLSVSAKPDSRDEERLVTSTEPSVESGEKDVSQDKRQEPVEQEDSDAASDRSGSQDRGMDSSGVVEGSEAASKDACDVVGLSDEEEKDEELLAAIQASLLEQNKKEADQEPTPSSSFWKPPRTEEEKRELQMREQDLEQEAARQQRHAASLTDVLVKECQELLALLGQPYVVSPGEAEAQCAWLEQQGLSQGVVTDDSDAWLFGAQCVYRHLFRPDRRPTRFLLKDLASQFGLDRQKLVAFALLCGSDYTTGVNGVGPVTAMEVLSEFKGDDAISLLEQFRTWLQQAKEEKVLPGSKTRSHLVRLSLEAGFPSSRVVQAYLEPTVDESRETFSWGTPDLDALRTYAYQKLGWSREKLDDLLLPVLKRMGIKQKQTRMDQYLDAYQAPPKPKLFPSKRLTKAVGKLAPSKRAKAQEPQLSEDSDSS